The proteins below come from a single Methanothrix thermoacetophila PT genomic window:
- the mmp3 gene encoding methyl-coenzyme M reductase-associated protein Mmp3: MRVRVDGSEVSLRDGATLGEALEAANAAVSPGAVIGIIKGRGEKAKATDSYWLVTTKGRIRIDLLDTGLKDAWHEAVERIEGLEGRWSDSGAVAFGNFPSSISPGRGVHEYSRFDVLLGASGFESEKSQLIFIKRRHSAVYGVPSESRGIFARVVGGKNILDRLEKSDSILKVEPIVEWEDLTEKLVTSDMSFPLADGMEIYSRFEVELIQDAPKGAEFFLAATKDGALRVDAISSSYISSHILKGEPIDFEHREPRLEGAVTVRTSGRGLGHIFIYKADRTSNPGHSVVGRVTAGLDLLKLASPGQRLTAKVRPERFMVLGMPLSDAMELARSRGIEPSVDGYTGDDAVVIEQNPPTTMEVLKAGKVSLKAIQSSRLVRIELYDDLAPKTLDYFRHVVGLKERPVGPLPVFFVYENTVLFKPLIDALRYKELLPENKPTGPVPAGSIGVTNQVAKRTGLIGVKFVEDRRYGPSGEKFEGTNIIGRVIDLDKLRDVKEGEIVYVMEEKR; the protein is encoded by the coding sequence ATGAGGGTTAGAGTAGATGGTTCGGAGGTATCTCTGAGAGATGGGGCCACTCTTGGAGAAGCTCTTGAGGCCGCGAACGCCGCTGTATCGCCAGGGGCCGTGATCGGCATAATAAAAGGACGCGGAGAGAAGGCGAAGGCCACGGACTCCTACTGGCTCGTCACGACCAAGGGCAGGATAAGGATCGATCTCCTGGATACTGGCCTGAAGGATGCGTGGCATGAGGCGGTAGAGAGGATAGAGGGGCTGGAGGGGAGATGGTCTGATTCAGGGGCGGTTGCTTTTGGAAACTTCCCTTCGTCGATATCTCCGGGCAGAGGCGTCCACGAGTACAGCAGATTTGATGTGCTCCTCGGCGCCAGCGGCTTTGAAAGCGAGAAGTCCCAGCTGATATTCATCAAGCGCAGACATTCCGCAGTCTACGGTGTGCCATCTGAGAGCAGGGGCATCTTCGCGAGGGTCGTCGGCGGGAAGAACATACTCGACAGGCTGGAGAAGAGCGACAGCATACTCAAAGTGGAGCCGATCGTCGAGTGGGAGGATCTGACCGAGAAGCTTGTCACATCTGATATGTCGTTTCCTCTCGCCGATGGGATGGAGATCTACTCTAGGTTCGAGGTTGAACTCATCCAGGACGCTCCCAAGGGGGCGGAGTTCTTCCTTGCAGCCACGAAGGATGGAGCGCTCAGGGTGGATGCGATCTCCAGCTCATACATCTCCTCCCATATCCTAAAGGGCGAGCCAATAGACTTTGAGCACAGGGAGCCGCGGCTTGAGGGCGCTGTTACGGTGAGGACGTCCGGAAGAGGGCTGGGCCACATATTCATCTACAAGGCTGACAGAACATCCAACCCTGGCCACTCTGTCGTCGGAAGGGTCACTGCAGGTCTGGACCTCCTCAAGCTCGCATCCCCCGGCCAGCGTCTCACCGCAAAGGTAAGACCTGAGAGGTTCATGGTGCTTGGCATGCCGCTCAGCGATGCGATGGAGCTCGCAAGATCCAGGGGCATAGAGCCATCGGTCGATGGCTACACCGGAGATGACGCGGTCGTCATCGAGCAGAACCCGCCGACAACCATGGAGGTTCTGAAGGCCGGTAAGGTTTCACTGAAGGCGATACAGTCATCCAGGCTGGTGAGGATAGAGCTCTACGACGATCTGGCCCCGAAGACCCTGGACTATTTCAGGCATGTTGTGGGGCTCAAGGAGCGGCCGGTGGGGCCTCTTCCGGTATTCTTTGTTTATGAGAACACGGTTCTGTTCAAGCCGTTGATCGACGCGCTCAGATACAAGGAGTTGCTGCCTGAGAACAAGCCCACAGGTCCTGTGCCTGCGGGATCGATAGGCGTCACGAACCAGGTGGCGAAGAGGACCGGGCTGATTGGAGTGAAGTTCGTAGAGGACAGGAGGTATGGCCCCTCCGGGGAGAAGTTCGAGGGCACGAACATCATCGGCAGGGTTATAGATCTTGACAAGCTCAGGGACGTGAAGGAGGGGGAGATCGTGTATGTAATGGAGGAGAAGAGATGA
- a CDS encoding methanogenesis marker 15 protein, with product MIRIAQLSCGAEYSGIQRELERAAEIVGAKMISPEVSLEDVMEVEKRFGVSVPSGDLNLIMARATRLVQNPDLADAVFVATCFRCAEGAIIRGEVRRYIHEHSRLPVLSYSFTERTTAETLLTRMEALVTTARMRGLLARERQTGLTAGIDSGSTTTKAVIMRDNQIIGTGWVPTTEVIKSAEEAFQQALQESGVKREEIQGIGVTGYGRFLVGKHFDAKLIQEEITVNSKGAVFLANAQKGPATVIDIGGMDNKAISVQDGVPGSFTMGGICAGASGRFLELTARRLGVNITDLGKLALRGSYKSVPMNSYCIVFGTQSLVNSLSKGARPEDVAMAACHSVAEQVFEQQLQEVEVKQPVIMVGGTSLIEGLPRAMEDLLGIKVIVPNHAQYIGAVGAALLVSGMLEV from the coding sequence ATGATAAGAATAGCCCAGCTTTCATGCGGCGCCGAGTACAGCGGAATCCAGAGGGAGCTTGAGAGGGCAGCTGAGATCGTTGGCGCGAAGATGATCTCGCCCGAGGTCTCGCTCGAGGACGTGATGGAGGTGGAGAAGCGCTTCGGCGTATCGGTTCCGAGTGGAGACCTCAACCTGATCATGGCGAGGGCGACCAGGCTGGTACAGAATCCAGATCTTGCAGACGCTGTTTTCGTGGCGACCTGTTTCAGATGCGCAGAGGGCGCCATAATTCGTGGAGAGGTGAGGCGCTACATCCATGAGCATTCGAGACTCCCTGTTCTGAGCTACTCTTTCACAGAGCGGACGACGGCGGAGACCCTGCTGACGAGAATGGAGGCTCTGGTGACTACAGCCAGGATGAGAGGATTGCTCGCCAGGGAGCGCCAGACAGGGCTCACAGCCGGCATAGACTCAGGCTCGACCACCACGAAGGCAGTGATAATGCGCGACAACCAGATCATAGGCACTGGCTGGGTGCCCACGACAGAGGTCATAAAGAGCGCTGAGGAGGCATTCCAGCAGGCTCTCCAGGAGTCGGGGGTGAAGCGCGAGGAGATCCAGGGCATAGGCGTCACAGGATACGGTAGATTCCTCGTCGGCAAGCACTTCGATGCGAAGCTGATACAGGAGGAGATCACGGTCAACTCCAAGGGAGCTGTCTTCCTGGCGAACGCCCAGAAGGGGCCTGCCACTGTGATAGATATAGGCGGGATGGATAACAAGGCGATATCCGTGCAGGACGGCGTGCCCGGGAGCTTCACGATGGGCGGGATATGCGCAGGCGCATCCGGAAGGTTCCTGGAGCTCACCGCGAGAAGGCTGGGCGTGAACATAACAGATCTGGGCAAGCTCGCGCTCAGGGGGTCGTACAAGAGCGTGCCGATGAACAGCTACTGTATTGTCTTCGGCACACAGAGCCTCGTAAACAGCCTCTCGAAGGGCGCACGTCCGGAGGATGTCGCGATGGCTGCCTGCCACAGCGTCGCAGAGCAGGTCTTCGAGCAGCAGCTCCAGGAGGTTGAGGTGAAGCAACCGGTGATCATGGTCGGCGGCACATCGCTCATTGAAGGACTCCCAAGAGCGATGGAGGATCTGCTGGGAATAAAGGTCATTGTTCCGAACCACGCCCAGTACATCGGCGCTGTCGGCGCCGCGCTGCTCGTCTCCGGCATGCTGGAGGTCTGA
- a CDS encoding methanogenesis marker 6 protein translates to MRVTKYVITSPESEILPSDIAMHIYGSKRDVHVKETCFGVIINGEKDEIEDLVREIRAMDPNGIFIKDRGFPPGDPRRCRGHRGGGPRPGFFMLECESKMLPMISRALEAESRNAPLPEAAPEKTPVSMERLVEIIKDEFA, encoded by the coding sequence ATGAGGGTTACGAAGTACGTGATAACATCTCCGGAGTCTGAGATCCTCCCCTCTGACATCGCCATGCACATCTACGGATCCAAGCGCGACGTTCATGTGAAGGAGACCTGCTTCGGGGTGATCATAAACGGTGAGAAGGACGAGATCGAAGATCTCGTCAGGGAGATAAGAGCCATGGATCCGAACGGGATATTCATAAAGGACCGTGGGTTCCCACCGGGAGATCCAAGAAGATGCCGCGGGCACCGTGGCGGAGGGCCGAGGCCTGGCTTCTTCATGCTGGAGTGCGAGTCGAAGATGCTTCCAATGATATCCAGGGCTCTCGAGGCGGAGAGCAGGAACGCGCCCCTGCCAGAGGCCGCCCCCGAGAAGACGCCCGTGAGCATGGAAAGACTTGTAGAGATTATTAAGGATGAGTTTGCCTGA
- a CDS encoding methanogenesis marker 5 protein codes for MVKVIVYPPTSTILADLVDRMGHTPLVMANEIRKKIDTPSLESPPLNITPEDPKKGLKYAAVDVPSGVRGRMSLIGPMIDEAEAAIIVEDNNCLVGCTGCARTNELTRLLIKIKGIPFIELKYPRDDGEARRFVHEIRMFLEGLK; via the coding sequence ATGGTCAAAGTCATTGTCTACCCCCCCACAAGCACGATACTCGCCGATCTCGTCGACAGGATGGGGCACACGCCCCTGGTTATGGCGAACGAGATCAGAAAGAAGATAGACACGCCGAGCCTCGAATCCCCTCCTCTGAACATCACACCAGAGGACCCGAAGAAGGGGCTGAAATATGCAGCAGTCGATGTGCCCTCAGGTGTTCGCGGGCGGATGTCGCTGATAGGTCCGATGATAGATGAGGCAGAGGCCGCGATAATAGTCGAGGATAACAACTGTCTCGTGGGGTGCACTGGATGCGCCAGGACGAATGAGCTCACCAGGCTGCTGATAAAGATCAAGGGCATACCTTTCATAGAGCTGAAATACCCGAGGGACGATGGTGAGGCCAGGCGCTTCGTTCATGAGATCAGAATGTTCCTGGAGGGGCTGAAATGA
- a CDS encoding DUF3467 domain-containing protein: MEVSIEVTRSPAFRQVYAIGAIGGHSPYDFRISFYNDSPRAFIEGGKQLSTVERSMEVEVILSPLAAKELAEWLMNHIKEYEKLFGEIKRPGKAKETERSSQLQGYM, translated from the coding sequence ATGGAAGTCTCTATAGAGGTAACAAGGAGCCCTGCATTCCGGCAGGTCTACGCGATAGGAGCCATTGGCGGCCACAGCCCGTATGATTTCAGAATATCATTCTACAACGATTCGCCAAGAGCCTTCATAGAGGGTGGTAAGCAGCTGAGCACTGTAGAGCGGAGCATGGAGGTTGAGGTCATACTCTCACCGCTGGCAGCAAAGGAGCTTGCCGAGTGGCTGATGAACCACATAAAGGAGTATGAGAAGCTCTTCGGGGAGATCAAGCGCCCTGGGAAGGCGAAGGAGACGGAGAGATCCTCGCAGCTCCAAGGTTACATGTAG
- a CDS encoding methanogenesis marker 17 protein — MDPLEVYRVEAPGEEFGAAKYREIILDILQDLGLVRSIGRLYVYIDMERPYFAVYGLLRGSLPPLRVGDVADVVRTQEGYQIKVNEEEHLADMLRVLWEKYGRDRVEQPDRDLLTIASDVSPADLIVTDVDAEFRRDLTDALIRIAPEGFRNRRNEMTEDSFLFIASEETITPELIEEVREKIRGMENA; from the coding sequence ATGGATCCTCTCGAGGTCTACAGGGTGGAGGCTCCGGGAGAGGAGTTCGGCGCTGCGAAGTACCGAGAGATCATACTCGACATACTCCAGGACCTAGGCCTGGTCAGATCCATAGGCAGGCTTTACGTTTACATAGATATGGAAAGACCGTATTTTGCCGTCTATGGCCTGCTGCGCGGCTCGCTTCCACCACTGCGTGTTGGCGATGTCGCTGATGTCGTCAGGACCCAAGAGGGATACCAGATAAAGGTGAACGAGGAGGAGCATCTCGCTGACATGCTCAGGGTCCTGTGGGAGAAGTACGGGCGTGACAGGGTGGAGCAGCCGGACAGAGACCTGCTGACGATTGCATCAGATGTGAGCCCGGCGGATCTGATTGTGACGGACGTGGACGCTGAGTTCAGAAGGGATCTCACCGATGCTCTGATAAGAATAGCGCCTGAGGGGTTCAGAAACAGAAGGAACGAGATGACCGAGGACTCCTTCCTCTTCATCGCCTCTGAGGAGACGATAACACCGGAGCTGATCGAGGAGGTCAGGGAGAAGATAAGGGGTATGGAGAATGCTTGA
- a CDS encoding MFS transporter → MADLPKSIFPLYLSVFVSVLGFAVVAPIFPLYVLDMGATHLMLGMIISIYGAVQLLTQMPAGRLSDQRGRKPVLLIGLLTFTIMPLLYIYASNAYQLLLIRIFGGIGASMVWPVTMALIVDCVDPSHRGLAMGWYNASFYSAVAVGPVIGSLLYGSFGINAPFIFWSLFAVASLIMVTFVVREPPVRGEVLSTNTPRTPKARLIVDGSMITFIICCSVVMVPGIIGGFNMTLLPELALSVGVGVSQLGILYMAYAGSNALANIYFGRVADLGHRRLLISGGSLGCVLGFLVLGHGQGILPQLIALTILGLSSGICTPAATVVVSYITSPERRGEIFGIFNTSRMLGVVIGPIIAGLTADLGGLAGAITAFLAVSLLISAMTLSLREI, encoded by the coding sequence ATGGCAGACCTCCCAAAGAGCATATTTCCCCTGTACCTGTCGGTCTTCGTCTCAGTTCTGGGTTTTGCAGTGGTGGCGCCGATATTCCCCCTCTACGTCCTTGATATGGGGGCCACACACCTCATGCTGGGGATGATAATCTCCATTTACGGCGCGGTTCAGCTGCTGACACAGATGCCCGCTGGCAGGCTCTCAGACCAGAGGGGAAGAAAGCCAGTTCTCCTAATCGGTCTCCTGACATTCACAATAATGCCGCTGCTCTACATTTATGCATCAAATGCGTATCAGCTCCTCCTGATAAGAATCTTCGGCGGCATAGGAGCTTCGATGGTCTGGCCAGTCACCATGGCTCTTATAGTCGATTGCGTGGATCCATCCCACAGAGGTCTTGCGATGGGATGGTACAATGCATCATTCTACTCTGCCGTGGCTGTGGGTCCTGTCATCGGAAGCCTTCTCTATGGGAGCTTTGGAATAAATGCGCCATTCATATTCTGGAGTCTGTTTGCAGTCGCATCTCTTATCATGGTGACGTTTGTTGTCAGAGAGCCGCCAGTCAGGGGAGAGGTGCTGTCCACAAATACACCCAGAACACCCAAAGCCCGGCTGATTGTAGATGGATCCATGATAACGTTCATCATATGCTGCAGTGTGGTTATGGTACCTGGCATAATCGGAGGGTTCAACATGACCCTGCTGCCCGAGCTGGCGCTGAGCGTCGGTGTGGGTGTATCCCAGCTGGGCATCCTGTATATGGCATACGCGGGCAGCAATGCACTGGCCAATATCTATTTCGGGAGGGTAGCCGACCTTGGCCACCGCAGGCTTCTCATAAGCGGAGGAAGTCTTGGATGTGTTCTTGGATTCCTGGTGCTTGGCCACGGTCAGGGCATTCTCCCACAGCTCATCGCTCTGACTATTCTAGGCCTGAGCTCTGGAATATGCACACCAGCGGCTACTGTTGTGGTCTCGTATATCACAAGCCCGGAGAGGAGGGGGGAGATCTTCGGGATATTCAACACCTCCAGAATGCTCGGCGTCGTCATAGGTCCGATAATAGCCGGCCTCACTGCGGATCTCGGTGGGCTGGCAGGAGCTATCACGGCATTCCTGGCTGTATCCCTGCTGATCTCTGCCATGACGCTGAGCCTTCGGGAAATATGA
- a CDS encoding methanogenesis marker 7 protein translates to MLEPVMFTGGVYKHDLVIELVEDLGGYLLQKNVTQSEVILLLLVPAEDLRILEDLTKELRGELTRAPLAGTEVAVVTPTLAIHHLPHTACDIAEYLRRNGAKSNMIGLARGVGREIAQINEYETALINEHDAAVFIFGNFVKCIIKKEELYKGVNIPVVVTGGPEIPKGEMPYAFEYVSSVGRIAHRSKKANEIGNLDRIVAAVGRALDKMRADIEKDPLTTSPPRVMDVVREQVPDIERSYSPLPIALNLNGCRIKLPYDEYHDAIGNVMFDEGVMLKEIARILPSRMKNYTLVRILPESETGMVF, encoded by the coding sequence ATGCTTGAGCCTGTGATGTTTACCGGCGGCGTCTACAAGCACGACCTGGTCATAGAGCTTGTCGAGGACCTGGGCGGTTACCTCCTGCAGAAGAACGTGACCCAGAGCGAGGTGATACTGCTCCTGCTCGTCCCCGCAGAGGATCTCAGGATCCTGGAGGATCTCACGAAGGAGCTCCGCGGAGAGCTCACACGCGCGCCGCTTGCCGGAACAGAGGTTGCTGTTGTGACCCCGACACTGGCGATACACCACCTGCCGCACACAGCATGTGATATAGCAGAGTACCTCAGGCGGAATGGAGCGAAGAGCAACATGATCGGGCTGGCGCGGGGGGTCGGGCGAGAGATAGCCCAGATAAACGAGTACGAGACAGCGCTGATAAATGAGCACGATGCGGCTGTCTTCATCTTCGGGAATTTCGTGAAATGCATTATCAAGAAGGAGGAGCTGTACAAGGGCGTAAACATCCCTGTGGTCGTGACAGGTGGTCCTGAGATCCCGAAGGGGGAGATGCCCTACGCCTTCGAGTACGTCTCCTCTGTGGGGAGGATCGCTCACAGGTCGAAGAAGGCGAACGAGATCGGGAACCTGGACAGGATCGTCGCAGCTGTGGGCAGGGCTCTCGACAAGATGCGCGCAGATATAGAGAAGGATCCGCTGACGACGTCTCCTCCGAGAGTGATGGATGTGGTTCGCGAGCAGGTTCCGGATATCGAAAGGTCGTACTCGCCGCTCCCGATCGCCTTGAACCTCAATGGATGCAGAATAAAGCTTCCGTATGACGAATATCATGATGCGATCGGGAATGTGATGTTCGATGAGGGCGTCATGCTTAAAGAGATCGCTAGGATACTGCCCTCAAGAATGAAGAACTACACGCTTGTCAGGATACTTCCTGAGTCCGAGACAGGGATGGTGTTTTAG
- a CDS encoding tetratricopeptide repeat protein, whose protein sequence is MHTKEKILIHKGIDMVKRGMYEKAVEYCDRALEINPDSSDAWNNKGVALYNLDRIDEALECYNRALEIDPGNLDAMRNIAFVHRDLGELEKALELYETIIERGGDAYDLEAKATILVALGRFQDAIECIGRAYEMTPDPRFEVEMAAIIGKVQAMEDLAHENMGSEESG, encoded by the coding sequence ATGCACACCAAGGAGAAGATCCTCATACACAAGGGCATAGACATGGTGAAGCGAGGGATGTATGAGAAAGCAGTGGAGTACTGTGACAGAGCGCTTGAGATCAACCCGGACAGCTCGGATGCCTGGAACAACAAGGGGGTCGCACTGTATAACCTGGACAGGATTGATGAGGCGCTCGAGTGCTACAACAGAGCTCTGGAGATAGATCCCGGTAACCTGGATGCTATGAGGAACATCGCATTCGTCCACCGCGACCTCGGCGAACTTGAAAAAGCCCTGGAGCTCTACGAGACTATTATAGAGAGGGGTGGAGATGCCTATGACCTGGAGGCGAAGGCGACCATACTCGTTGCGCTGGGCAGGTTTCAGGATGCCATCGAATGCATCGGCAGAGCCTATGAGATGACCCCCGACCCCAGGTTTGAGGTCGAGATGGCCGCCATAATAGGAAAAGTCCAGGCGATGGAGGATCTCGCTCATGAGAACATGGGCTCTGAGGAGAGCGGGTGA
- the atwA gene encoding methyl coenzyme M reductase system, component A2: MAPFIEIKDLTVRFGDLEVLSNVNLEIEEGESVGILGRSGAGKSVLMHVLRGVEEFPGISGSVIYHIAICDRCGHVEPPSRVGGQCRCGGTFKASEADFAKLGINDPLRRAVARRIAIMLQRTFALYGDERVIVNVMRAVEDAGETISVHKAADLLDEVNLSHRMMHVARELSGGEKQRVVLARQLAKSPMLLLADEPTGTLDPATAAVVHDSIKRAVRDFKMTMVITSHWQDVMVDLADRAILLDHGKIQAVGDPRTIADQFIAMAGEVGKREPVAVGEPIIRATNLSKRYISIDRGVVKAVDNVSFEVYEREIFGIVGVSGGGKTTLSKIISGLITPTSGFAFVRVGDEWVDMTLLGADGRGRATKYIGVLHQEYTLYPYRTVIENLTEAIGLSLPYELGERKAIHTLTTVGFTEDEAEMILNKYPDELSEGERHRVAMAQVLIKEPRIVVLDEPTGTMDPITKIEVSKSILSAREELEETFVIVSHDMDFVSNVCDRAMLMRNGRVVSIGAPADVLKLLTEEEEREMLGS; encoded by the coding sequence TTGGCACCTTTTATAGAGATCAAGGATCTGACTGTTCGGTTCGGTGATCTTGAGGTTCTGAGCAATGTAAATCTCGAGATCGAGGAGGGTGAGTCTGTAGGGATCCTAGGCAGGAGCGGTGCTGGCAAGAGCGTTCTGATGCATGTCCTGAGAGGGGTTGAGGAGTTTCCAGGCATAAGCGGGAGTGTGATATACCACATCGCAATCTGCGACCGCTGCGGCCATGTCGAGCCGCCGAGCAGAGTGGGCGGGCAGTGCAGATGCGGTGGCACTTTTAAAGCATCTGAAGCGGATTTCGCAAAGCTGGGGATAAACGATCCTCTCAGGAGAGCAGTCGCCCGGCGAATCGCCATAATGCTCCAGAGGACATTTGCCCTCTACGGCGATGAGAGGGTGATCGTGAACGTCATGAGGGCTGTCGAGGACGCCGGCGAGACGATCAGCGTTCACAAGGCAGCTGATCTTCTTGACGAGGTCAACCTCTCACACAGGATGATGCATGTTGCGAGAGAGCTCAGCGGCGGCGAGAAGCAGAGGGTTGTGCTGGCAAGGCAGCTCGCAAAATCGCCGATGCTTCTACTCGCAGATGAGCCGACTGGAACCCTGGATCCGGCGACCGCGGCTGTGGTCCACGACTCCATAAAAAGAGCTGTCAGGGACTTCAAGATGACCATGGTCATCACCAGCCACTGGCAGGATGTGATGGTCGATCTGGCAGACAGGGCTATACTTCTCGATCACGGGAAGATACAGGCCGTGGGTGATCCCAGGACGATAGCGGATCAGTTCATCGCCATGGCGGGAGAGGTAGGGAAGAGGGAGCCGGTTGCTGTTGGCGAGCCGATAATCAGGGCCACAAACCTCTCGAAGAGATACATCAGCATAGATCGCGGTGTTGTCAAAGCTGTAGATAACGTCTCCTTCGAGGTATACGAGAGGGAGATCTTCGGCATAGTGGGCGTTAGTGGCGGTGGAAAGACGACGCTCTCGAAGATAATCAGCGGGCTCATAACCCCAACGAGCGGGTTCGCGTTTGTCAGGGTCGGAGATGAATGGGTGGACATGACGCTGCTCGGTGCTGATGGTCGAGGCAGGGCCACGAAGTATATCGGTGTCCTGCACCAGGAGTACACGCTCTATCCCTATAGAACAGTCATAGAGAACCTGACAGAGGCTATAGGGCTCTCGCTCCCGTATGAGCTCGGCGAGAGGAAGGCGATCCACACGCTCACAACCGTCGGGTTCACAGAGGATGAGGCTGAGATGATCCTCAACAAATACCCGGACGAGCTGAGCGAGGGCGAGCGGCACAGGGTCGCCATGGCACAGGTTCTTATAAAGGAGCCCAGGATAGTTGTTCTTGATGAGCCCACAGGCACGATGGATCCGATAACGAAGATAGAGGTGAGCAAGTCGATTCTCAGTGCACGTGAGGAGCTTGAGGAGACATTCGTCATAGTGAGCCATGACATGGACTTTGTCAGCAATGTGTGTGATCGCGCTATGCTTATGAGAAACGGAAGAGTGGTATCTATCGGCGCTCCTGCGGATGTCCTGAAGTTGCTGACAGAAGAGGAGGAGCGCGAGATGCTGGGGAGCTGA
- a CDS encoding Lrp/AsnC ligand binding domain-containing protein, protein MKGFIMINVEPGSEKEVFDSLQKIRDIKEVVPVYGEYDFIAIADVEAISDLNRMVLSVREIPSVTNTRTILGMELKF, encoded by the coding sequence ATGAAAGGGTTCATAATGATAAATGTTGAGCCGGGCTCTGAGAAGGAGGTCTTTGACTCACTTCAGAAGATCAGAGACATAAAGGAGGTCGTGCCGGTGTATGGTGAGTATGACTTCATAGCGATAGCAGATGTCGAGGCGATATCTGATCTCAACAGGATGGTTCTCTCGGTTCGCGAGATACCCAGCGTGACGAACACGAGAACGATACTTGGAATGGAGCTAAAGTTCTAG
- a CDS encoding UbiX family flavin prenyltransferase, translating into MEIVLGISGASGVVYGTRLLEVLRERCFVNLIVTEAARKILEIECDRSYKDIISLADRVFEPGDLTAPIASGSYLFDAMVVAPCSMRTMAAIAYGMSDTLITRVADVCLKQRRPLVLVPRESPLSLIHLRNMVAVSEAGGIVLPASPSFYSRPLKVGDLVDTVVCRILDILGIDNSISPRWGGFGGNAYNDTGEEQ; encoded by the coding sequence GTGGAGATCGTCCTTGGGATAAGTGGCGCTTCTGGTGTTGTGTATGGTACAAGACTGCTTGAGGTTCTGCGTGAGCGCTGTTTTGTCAACCTGATAGTCACCGAGGCTGCAAGAAAGATCCTGGAGATAGAGTGCGATAGATCCTACAAGGATATCATCTCTCTGGCAGATCGCGTGTTCGAGCCGGGCGACCTCACAGCGCCCATTGCAAGCGGCTCGTATCTCTTCGATGCTATGGTTGTGGCCCCATGCAGCATGAGAACTATGGCAGCGATAGCCTATGGTATGTCTGACACGCTCATCACAAGGGTAGCTGATGTCTGCCTGAAGCAGCGAAGGCCGCTCGTGCTGGTGCCCAGAGAGTCTCCACTGAGCCTCATACATCTGAGAAACATGGTTGCAGTCTCGGAGGCAGGGGGTATTGTACTTCCAGCATCCCCCTCTTTCTATTCCAGGCCTCTAAAAGTCGGGGATCTGGTGGACACTGTGGTGTGTAGGATTCTCGACATTCTGGGGATAGATAACAGCATATCGCCCAGATGGGGCGGTTTCGGTGGAAATGCTTATAATGATACGGGTGAAGAGCAATAA